The following coding sequences lie in one Halorarum halophilum genomic window:
- a CDS encoding DHH family phosphoesterase: protein MRRLVLGCGAVGHDIVASLAGGPDELHVITDDRGRVTALREESVGAVEADPTDASTYPDHADMVVVADDSTSRNRTMAALARSRFPEAFILSYVGDDADRADREELADLSDRLVDPVGLVADRVLASSRGEPAERMWKLLRALRDVDGPLAVVAHDNPDPDAIASAIALVRLAEFADVEAEACYYGDISHQENRALVNLLDLDMRNLDPGMDPREEYDAFALVDHSRPGVNDSLPREIRPVVVVDHHPPRMPIEATFIDIRSDVGATSTLLADYLERFGLAPDEQVATALLYGIRVDTKDFTRETADADFDAAAFLLPQTDPEVLAKVESPSVSSDVLDTIARAIRNRETRGDATASCVGELSDRDALAQAADKLLDMDGVTTTLVYGFTDGTVYVSGRTRGTDLDLGETLRDALDQIGSAGGHADMAGAQVPLGILGEVEDETESMTEIVRDVIAGRFFETLADAPSAPTHDVDRIVTFPGEEDD, encoded by the coding sequence ATGCGTCGGCTCGTCCTCGGGTGCGGAGCGGTCGGCCACGACATCGTCGCGTCGCTGGCCGGCGGCCCCGACGAACTCCACGTCATCACCGACGACCGCGGCCGAGTGACGGCGCTCCGCGAGGAGAGCGTGGGCGCGGTCGAAGCGGACCCGACGGACGCGTCCACCTACCCGGACCACGCCGACATGGTCGTCGTCGCGGACGACTCCACGAGCAGGAACCGGACGATGGCCGCGCTCGCACGGTCCCGCTTCCCGGAGGCGTTCATCCTCTCGTACGTCGGGGACGACGCCGACCGGGCCGACCGGGAGGAGCTCGCCGACCTCTCGGATCGCCTCGTCGACCCCGTCGGACTCGTCGCCGACAGGGTGCTCGCGTCCTCGCGCGGCGAGCCGGCAGAGCGGATGTGGAAGCTCCTGCGGGCGCTCCGGGACGTCGACGGTCCCCTCGCGGTGGTCGCCCACGACAACCCCGATCCGGACGCCATCGCCTCTGCGATCGCGCTGGTCAGGCTCGCGGAGTTCGCGGACGTCGAGGCGGAGGCGTGCTACTACGGCGACATCTCCCACCAGGAGAACCGCGCGCTGGTGAACCTCCTCGACCTGGACATGCGGAACCTCGACCCCGGGATGGATCCGCGCGAGGAGTACGACGCGTTCGCGCTGGTGGACCACTCCCGCCCGGGCGTGAACGACAGCCTGCCGAGGGAGATCAGGCCGGTGGTCGTGGTCGACCACCACCCGCCGCGGATGCCGATCGAGGCGACGTTCATCGACATCCGCTCGGACGTGGGGGCCACGTCGACGCTGCTCGCCGACTACCTCGAACGGTTCGGCCTGGCCCCCGACGAGCAGGTCGCGACCGCGCTGCTGTACGGGATCCGCGTCGACACGAAGGACTTCACCCGCGAGACCGCCGACGCCGACTTCGACGCGGCCGCGTTCCTCCTCCCGCAGACCGACCCGGAAGTGCTGGCCAAGGTGGAGTCCCCGAGCGTGAGTTCGGACGTGCTCGACACGATCGCGCGGGCGATCCGGAACCGCGAGACGCGCGGGGACGCGACCGCCTCCTGCGTGGGCGAGCTGTCGGACCGCGACGCGCTCGCCCAGGCGGCGGACAAGCTCCTCGACATGGACGGCGTGACCACCACGCTCGTGTACGGGTTCACGGACGGGACGGTGTACGTCTCGGGGCGCACGCGCGGGACGGATCTCGACCTCGGCGAGACGCTCCGCGACGCCCTCGACCAGATCGGCAGCGCGGGCGGACACGCCGACATGGCGGGCGCGCAGGTACCGCTGGGCATCCTCGGGGAGGTGGAGGACGAGACCGAGTCGATGACCGAGATCGTCCGAGACGTCATCGCCGGCCGCTTCTTCGAGACGCTCGCGGACGCCCCCTCGGCGCCGACCCACGACGTGGACCGGATCGTCACCTTCCCTGGAGAGGAGGACGACTGA
- a CDS encoding NADH-quinone oxidoreductase subunit N — translation MATLLWGLGALAPALLLALTGLLVLLINAVYPTEDRPTLLAVVSTVGSLASLVAAGALLTGVGGVLSGPEDSVTLYADALVVDGMSLFFSAVFASVTALVVVASYDYLAENPHRAEFYSLTLFAATGMALMASANSLAVAFVALELSSLPSYALVSFLKGNRGSVEAGLKYFLIGALSSAVFVFGISLVYAATGSLLLPAVASGLTEAGAGLAGVAGIGILMVAGGFAFKTASVPFHFWAPEAYEGAPAPVSAFLSSASKAAGFALLFRVFVVGFPLPGADVVASIDWVLLFQILAVATMTLGNFAAATQENVKRMLAYSSIGHAGYALIGLAAWTTADGGAVMGAAMAHLLVYGFMNTGAFLFIALVEHWEVGRTFEDYAGLGARAPMASVAMSVFMFSLAGLPPFGGFFSKYFLFAAAVGAGYWWLAAVGAINSALSLFYYSRVVKALWFDEATTDFELGATPTALYAAVLFAAVATLLLLPGFGPVIETAQAAAAALAP, via the coding sequence ATGGCGACCCTCCTCTGGGGGCTCGGCGCCCTCGCACCCGCACTGTTGCTCGCGCTCACGGGCCTGCTCGTGCTGCTCATCAACGCGGTGTACCCGACTGAGGACCGGCCGACGCTGCTGGCGGTCGTCTCGACCGTCGGCTCCCTGGCGTCGCTCGTCGCTGCCGGCGCCCTGCTGACGGGCGTCGGCGGCGTCCTGTCCGGTCCCGAGGACAGCGTGACGCTGTACGCCGACGCGCTCGTCGTCGACGGCATGTCGCTGTTCTTCTCGGCCGTGTTCGCGTCCGTGACGGCGCTCGTCGTCGTCGCGAGCTACGACTACCTGGCGGAGAACCCCCACCGCGCCGAGTTCTACAGCCTCACGCTGTTCGCCGCGACCGGCATGGCGCTGATGGCGTCCGCGAACTCGCTCGCGGTGGCGTTCGTCGCGCTGGAGCTCTCGTCGCTCCCGTCGTACGCGCTCGTCTCGTTCCTGAAGGGGAACCGCGGGAGCGTCGAGGCGGGGCTGAAGTACTTCCTCATCGGCGCGCTCTCCTCTGCGGTGTTCGTCTTCGGCATCTCGCTCGTGTACGCCGCGACCGGGAGCCTCCTGCTGCCCGCCGTGGCCTCCGGGCTGACCGAGGCGGGTGCCGGGCTAGCCGGGGTGGCCGGCATCGGCATCCTGATGGTCGCCGGCGGCTTCGCGTTCAAGACCGCCTCCGTCCCGTTCCACTTCTGGGCGCCCGAGGCGTACGAGGGCGCGCCCGCACCCGTCAGCGCGTTCCTCTCGTCGGCCTCGAAGGCCGCCGGGTTCGCGCTCCTGTTCCGCGTGTTCGTCGTCGGCTTCCCGCTTCCGGGCGCCGACGTCGTCGCGTCGATCGACTGGGTGCTCCTGTTCCAGATCCTCGCGGTCGCCACGATGACGCTCGGCAACTTCGCCGCCGCGACCCAGGAGAACGTCAAGCGGATGCTGGCGTACTCGTCCATCGGGCACGCCGGCTACGCGCTCATCGGCCTCGCCGCGTGGACCACGGCCGACGGCGGCGCGGTGATGGGCGCTGCGATGGCCCACCTGCTCGTCTACGGCTTCATGAACACCGGCGCGTTCCTGTTCATCGCGCTCGTCGAGCACTGGGAGGTCGGCCGGACGTTCGAGGACTACGCCGGCCTCGGCGCGCGGGCGCCGATGGCGTCGGTCGCCATGTCCGTGTTCATGTTCTCGCTCGCGGGGCTGCCGCCGTTCGGGGGCTTCTTCTCGAAGTACTTCCTGTTCGCGGCGGCCGTGGGCGCGGGCTACTGGTGGCTCGCCGCCGTCGGCGCCATCAACAGCGCGCTGTCGCTGTTCTACTACAGCCGCGTCGTGAAGGCGCTCTGGTTCGACGAGGCGACGACCGACTTCGAACTCGGCGCGACGCCGACGGCGCTGTACGCCGCGGTCCTGTTCGCGGCGGTCGCCACGCTGCTGCTGCTGCCCGGCTTCGGCCCGGTCATCGAGACCGCCCAGGCCGCGGCGGCCGCGCTGGCCCCCTGA
- a CDS encoding CBS domain-containing ParB/RepB/Spo0J family partition protein encodes MSSSSGNHDFSLDTRRAKVKEYMTRDVATVSPDDTVREVAKEVVESDGHNGFPVTDGRTVVGFVSASDLLLADPDAPLFTVMTDDIIVAHPEMNVTDAARVILRSGIQKLPVVDDAGNLVGIISNTDVVRSQIERATPEKVGKLMRTLEEIHGVTVSEERRTVELADLIPTQARVYADELEGRHYELKRGLAEPLVVIDNDGTLVLADGHHRVMAADRADIDEMDAYVIVIDDEIDLGMQKTARKEGLSSLADIEVVDYARHPLVETTKRFQNE; translated from the coding sequence ATGAGTAGCTCATCCGGCAACCACGACTTCTCGCTCGACACGCGGCGCGCCAAGGTCAAGGAGTACATGACCCGCGACGTCGCGACGGTGTCGCCCGACGACACGGTTCGGGAGGTCGCGAAGGAGGTGGTCGAGAGCGACGGGCACAACGGCTTCCCGGTCACGGACGGCCGGACGGTCGTCGGCTTCGTCAGCGCGAGCGACCTGCTGCTCGCCGACCCCGACGCGCCGCTGTTCACGGTGATGACCGACGACATCATCGTCGCCCACCCGGAGATGAACGTCACCGACGCCGCCCGGGTCATCCTCCGCTCGGGCATTCAGAAGCTCCCCGTCGTCGACGACGCGGGCAACCTCGTCGGCATCATCTCCAACACGGACGTTGTTCGGAGCCAGATCGAGCGCGCCACCCCCGAGAAGGTCGGGAAACTGATGCGGACGCTCGAGGAGATCCACGGCGTCACCGTGTCCGAGGAGCGCCGGACGGTGGAACTCGCGGACCTCATCCCCACCCAGGCGCGGGTGTACGCCGACGAACTGGAGGGGCGCCACTATGAACTGAAGCGAGGCCTCGCGGAACCGCTCGTCGTCATCGACAACGACGGGACGCTGGTGCTCGCGGACGGCCACCACCGCGTGATGGCCGCCGACCGGGCCGACATCGACGAGATGGACGCCTACGTCATCGTCATCGACGACGAGATCGACCTCGGCATGCAGAAGACGGCGCGCAAGGAGGGGCTCTCCTCGCTGGCGGACATCGAGGTGGTCGACTACGCGAGGCACCCGCTGGTGGAGACGACGAAGCGCTTCCAGAACGAGTAG
- a CDS encoding acyl-CoA synthetase: MAVSYEEAVSTFEWDIPDDYNLPSVVEGHAEAHGDRTAVTFLDDEGTREERTYADVARDANRFANALAGLGVGEGDRVMHLLPRHPDAFAIQLGVLKRGALLVPCSAMLKPKDLGFRANDCEATTMVAHADLTDMVEPILDEAPLETRIVLDGEADGWESFADLLDGQSGEHDGPDVGAQDPMSINYTSGTTGQPKPVLHRHRWMRAFELVNAPYWWGVSAEGTAVPGDDGSEDVDLDEEFLWATTGTGWAKWFWSPVGVGLTVGASQLLYEGDFDADEFLSVMEREGVTRLCAVPTQYRMFTQTDLSGYDLDLTEALSAGEPLNREPIEALQDAFDITPRDGYGQTETVALVSNYPGIDVKEGSMGKPTPGLGTTIIDTQEETEVETGEIGEIAVPVGNPGIFDGYFEKPRLDEKTFSGDYYRTGDLASRDEDGYFFFEGRADDIILSAGYRIGPFEVEDALVSHEAVAEAAAVASPHDERGNVVKAYVVLADGYTGSEDLTGELQEYMKEETAPYKYPRRVEYVDELPKTSSGKTRRIELREREVEQFGE, translated from the coding sequence ATGGCAGTTTCGTACGAGGAGGCGGTCTCCACGTTCGAGTGGGACATCCCGGACGACTACAACCTCCCGTCGGTCGTCGAGGGCCACGCCGAGGCCCACGGCGACCGGACGGCGGTGACGTTCCTCGACGACGAGGGGACGCGCGAGGAGCGGACGTACGCCGACGTGGCGCGCGACGCGAACCGCTTCGCCAACGCGCTGGCGGGCCTGGGCGTCGGCGAGGGCGACCGCGTGATGCACCTGCTGCCGCGCCACCCCGACGCCTTCGCGATCCAGCTCGGCGTCCTGAAGCGCGGCGCGCTGCTGGTGCCGTGTTCGGCGATGCTCAAGCCGAAGGACCTCGGGTTCCGCGCGAACGACTGCGAGGCGACGACGATGGTGGCCCACGCCGACCTGACCGACATGGTCGAACCCATCCTTGACGAGGCGCCCCTGGAGACGCGAATCGTGCTCGACGGCGAGGCGGACGGCTGGGAGTCGTTCGCCGACCTGCTCGACGGGCAGTCCGGCGAGCACGACGGCCCCGACGTGGGCGCCCAGGACCCGATGAGCATCAACTACACCTCCGGCACTACCGGCCAGCCGAAGCCGGTGCTCCACCGGCACCGCTGGATGCGCGCCTTCGAGCTGGTGAACGCGCCGTACTGGTGGGGCGTCAGCGCCGAGGGCACCGCGGTACCGGGCGACGACGGCTCCGAAGACGTCGACCTCGACGAGGAGTTCCTGTGGGCCACGACCGGCACCGGCTGGGCGAAGTGGTTCTGGTCGCCGGTCGGCGTCGGGCTCACGGTGGGCGCCTCACAGCTCCTCTACGAGGGCGACTTCGACGCCGACGAGTTCCTCTCGGTGATGGAGCGGGAGGGCGTGACCAGGCTGTGTGCCGTGCCGACCCAGTACCGGATGTTCACCCAGACGGACCTCTCCGGGTACGACCTCGACCTGACGGAGGCGCTCTCGGCGGGCGAGCCGCTGAACCGCGAGCCCATCGAGGCGCTCCAGGACGCCTTCGACATCACGCCGCGGGACGGCTACGGGCAGACCGAGACGGTCGCGCTCGTGTCGAACTACCCCGGAATCGACGTGAAGGAGGGATCGATGGGCAAGCCGACGCCCGGCCTCGGCACGACCATCATCGACACTCAGGAGGAGACGGAGGTCGAGACTGGCGAGATCGGCGAGATCGCCGTCCCGGTCGGCAACCCGGGCATCTTCGACGGCTACTTCGAGAAGCCCCGGCTCGACGAGAAGACGTTCTCGGGCGACTACTACCGGACGGGCGACCTCGCGAGCCGCGACGAGGACGGCTACTTCTTCTTCGAGGGTCGCGCGGACGACATCATCCTCTCGGCGGGCTACCGCATCGGTCCGTTCGAGGTGGAGGACGCGCTGGTGAGCCACGAGGCGGTCGCGGAGGCCGCGGCCGTGGCGTCACCGCACGACGAGCGCGGGAACGTGGTGAAGGCGTACGTCGTCCTCGCTGACGGCTACACGGGTTCGGAGGACCTCACCGGCGAGTTGCAGGAGTACATGAAGGAGGAGACGGCGCCGTACAAGTATCCCCGCCGGGTCGAGTATGTCGACGAACTCCCCAAGACCTCCTCCGGGAAGACGCGACGCATCGAACTCCGGGAGCGCGAGGTCGAACAGTTCGGCGAGTAG
- a CDS encoding complex I subunit 4 family protein: MILETLIGFTFVAALAVFLSPDEYAGQLAFGLSLLPVVGSLYMWSQFDATGNALVEGGSLAFATQIDWLTVGGYTLQWFVGLDGISLPLIVLSTVLTSLAILSAWTPIDVRQSQFYGLMLFMEANLIGVFSALDFFVWFVFWEAVLVPMYFLIGVWGGPRREYAAIKFFVYTNVASLIMFIGFMALVFNLPVDSFGLPAIAGALRAGELGGFLGLAPDALATVAFAAMFFGFAVKVPVVPVHTWLPDAHVEAPTPASVMLAGVLLKMGTYALLRFNFTMMPDVAQQLAVPIAAIAVLSVIYGAMLALAQQDLKRIVAYSSVSSMGYVILGLVAYTEFGIGGATFQMVAHGLISGLMFMAVGVIYNVTHTRMLGDMSGMADRMPITTGILIAGAFGYMGLPLMAGFAAEFFIFQGSFTSTVLPAAPLFTAAAMFGIVIVAGYLLWAIQRTLFGEFSVETDYEVTRAQFHDTAPLAVLLLCTIALGVAPEVFFGMITDAVVPLLGGGA; the protein is encoded by the coding sequence GTGATACTCGAGACACTCATCGGATTCACGTTCGTGGCCGCGCTGGCAGTGTTCCTCTCGCCGGACGAGTACGCCGGGCAACTGGCGTTCGGCCTCAGCCTGCTCCCGGTCGTCGGGAGCCTGTACATGTGGTCGCAGTTCGACGCGACCGGAAACGCGCTCGTCGAGGGCGGGAGCCTCGCGTTCGCGACGCAGATCGACTGGCTCACGGTCGGCGGCTACACGCTGCAGTGGTTCGTGGGGCTCGACGGTATCAGCCTCCCGCTCATCGTGCTGTCGACGGTGCTCACGTCCCTCGCGATCCTGTCGGCGTGGACGCCGATCGACGTACGGCAGAGCCAGTTCTACGGCCTGATGCTGTTCATGGAGGCGAACCTCATCGGCGTCTTCTCGGCGCTGGACTTCTTCGTCTGGTTCGTCTTCTGGGAGGCCGTGCTGGTCCCGATGTACTTCCTCATCGGCGTCTGGGGCGGCCCCCGCCGGGAGTACGCGGCGATCAAGTTCTTCGTGTACACGAACGTCGCCTCGCTGATCATGTTCATCGGGTTCATGGCGCTCGTGTTCAACCTCCCCGTCGACAGCTTCGGGCTGCCGGCCATCGCGGGGGCGCTCCGGGCCGGCGAACTCGGCGGCTTCCTCGGCCTGGCGCCGGACGCGCTCGCGACCGTCGCGTTCGCCGCGATGTTCTTCGGCTTCGCGGTGAAGGTGCCGGTCGTCCCCGTCCACACGTGGCTGCCCGACGCTCACGTGGAGGCCCCGACGCCGGCCTCGGTGATGCTGGCGGGCGTCCTCCTGAAGATGGGGACGTACGCCCTGCTGCGGTTCAACTTCACCATGATGCCCGACGTCGCCCAGCAGTTGGCGGTGCCCATCGCCGCGATCGCCGTCCTCTCGGTCATCTACGGCGCGATGCTCGCGCTGGCCCAGCAGGACCTCAAGCGCATCGTCGCGTACTCCTCCGTCTCGTCGATGGGGTACGTCATCCTCGGCCTCGTCGCCTACACCGAGTTCGGCATCGGCGGCGCGACGTTCCAGATGGTCGCACACGGCCTCATCTCCGGGCTGATGTTCATGGCCGTCGGCGTCATCTACAACGTGACGCACACGCGCATGCTGGGCGACATGTCCGGCATGGCCGACCGGATGCCGATCACGACCGGCATCCTGATCGCCGGCGCGTTCGGCTACATGGGCCTCCCGCTCATGGCCGGCTTCGCCGCGGAGTTCTTCATCTTCCAGGGCTCGTTCACCTCGACGGTGCTCCCGGCGGCGCCGCTGTTCACCGCGGCGGCGATGTTCGGCATCGTCATCGTCGCCGGCTACCTGCTCTGGGCGATCCAGCGCACGCTGTTCGGCGAGTTCAGCGTCGAGACCGACTACGAGGTGACCCGCGCACAGTTCCACGACACCGCGCCGCTCGCGGTGCTCCTGCTGTGTACCATCGCGCTGGGGGTCGCCCCCGAGGTGTTCTTCGGCATGATCACAGACGCCGTCGTTCCGTTGCTCGGAGGTGGTGCGTAG
- a CDS encoding DUF7543 family protein, translated as MSWQRVDAAGPYDEYERADGLATVRVRERPGGGFAVRLDCLRQAPDGPEYRRETADDRETADALAEEWMDAFDGE; from the coding sequence ATGAGCTGGCAGCGCGTCGACGCGGCGGGACCGTACGACGAGTACGAGCGCGCGGACGGCCTGGCCACCGTCAGGGTCCGCGAGCGACCGGGCGGCGGCTTCGCCGTCCGGCTCGACTGTCTGAGGCAGGCCCCCGACGGGCCGGAGTACCGGCGCGAGACTGCCGACGACCGGGAGACAGCCGACGCGCTCGCCGAGGAGTGGATGGACGCGTTCGACGGGGAGTAA
- the nuoL gene encoding NADH-quinone oxidoreductase subunit L: MAGAFDYAPAIVLLPFLSFLIALGGAMYGEERGVLPKGGALAGIAATAGSLILSLWVFLTVSNGSVYDETIYTWAAAGDLELTFGLLLDPLSSMMLVIVSLVALLVHVFSLGYMNDEGETGLPRYYAGLGLFTASMLGFVVADNLLMAFMFFELVGLCSYLLIGFNFRELGPPSAAKKAFLVTRFGDYFFLVGVVAVFATFGTAQFAGEESFPALAAAALDGGASVNTFLGLAPQAWFTVVGLLVLGGVIGKSAQFPLHTWLPDAMEGPTPVSALIHAATMVAAGVYLVARMYGFYAISPTALGIIALVGGFTALFAATMGVVKRELKQVLAYSTISQYGYMMLALGAGGYVAATFHLLTHAFFKALLFLGAGSVIIAMHHNENMWDMGGLKDRMPVTYYTFLAGSLALAGIFPFAGFWSKDEILYEALAHGLGGAPLLYVGYAMGLLAVPVTAFYTFRMVALTFHGEPRTGVAESPEPVGWNVKAPLVVLGILAATVGFVNMVPVQTVVGGHIDFLHQWLDGGFEGLTAHHYEDLTHDYAHYTAGTLGSEVVTVLGGAVVSLALALLGAGLAYSLYAVPEPEEHTAKLGSLQGVLYNNYYQDEYQVFLAERVVAPLSRAADTFDQGVVDGSVNAVSSVSLFSGSRVRRIQTGIVGNYAALITLGLTALLIAFGIFGGWLL, encoded by the coding sequence ATGGCGGGTGCATTCGACTACGCGCCGGCCATCGTCCTGCTGCCGTTCCTGTCGTTCCTCATCGCGCTCGGGGGCGCGATGTACGGGGAGGAGCGGGGCGTGCTCCCGAAGGGCGGCGCGCTCGCCGGCATCGCAGCGACCGCTGGCTCGCTGATCCTCTCGCTCTGGGTGTTCCTCACCGTCAGCAACGGCTCCGTGTACGACGAGACGATCTACACGTGGGCCGCGGCGGGCGACCTCGAACTCACGTTCGGACTGTTGCTCGACCCACTGTCGTCGATGATGCTCGTCATCGTCTCGCTGGTCGCGCTCCTGGTCCACGTCTTCTCGCTCGGCTACATGAACGACGAGGGCGAAACCGGCCTCCCGCGCTACTACGCCGGGCTCGGTCTGTTCACCGCCTCGATGCTCGGGTTCGTCGTCGCCGACAACCTGCTGATGGCGTTCATGTTCTTCGAGCTGGTCGGCCTCTGCTCGTACCTCCTCATCGGCTTCAACTTCCGCGAACTCGGCCCGCCGTCGGCCGCGAAGAAGGCGTTCCTCGTCACCCGCTTCGGGGACTACTTCTTCCTCGTCGGCGTCGTCGCCGTCTTCGCGACCTTCGGCACCGCGCAGTTCGCGGGCGAGGAGTCGTTCCCCGCGCTTGCCGCGGCCGCCCTCGACGGCGGCGCGTCCGTGAACACGTTCCTCGGACTCGCGCCGCAGGCGTGGTTCACGGTCGTCGGCCTGCTCGTGCTCGGCGGCGTCATTGGCAAGTCCGCGCAGTTCCCGCTGCACACGTGGCTCCCCGACGCGATGGAGGGTCCCACGCCGGTCTCCGCGCTCATCCACGCGGCGACGATGGTCGCGGCCGGCGTCTACCTCGTGGCGCGGATGTACGGCTTCTACGCGATTTCGCCGACCGCACTCGGGATCATCGCGCTCGTCGGCGGGTTCACCGCGCTGTTCGCGGCGACGATGGGCGTCGTCAAGCGCGAACTGAAGCAGGTTCTCGCGTACTCCACCATCTCACAGTACGGCTACATGATGCTCGCGCTCGGCGCGGGCGGCTACGTCGCCGCGACGTTCCACCTGCTCACCCACGCGTTCTTCAAGGCGCTGCTGTTCCTCGGCGCCGGCTCGGTCATCATCGCGATGCACCACAACGAGAACATGTGGGACATGGGCGGGCTGAAGGACAGGATGCCCGTCACCTACTACACGTTCCTCGCCGGCTCGCTCGCGCTCGCGGGCATCTTCCCGTTCGCGGGCTTCTGGTCGAAGGACGAGATCCTCTACGAGGCGCTCGCACACGGCCTCGGCGGGGCGCCGCTGCTGTACGTCGGCTACGCCATGGGCCTGCTCGCGGTGCCCGTGACGGCGTTCTACACGTTCCGGATGGTGGCGCTCACATTCCACGGCGAGCCCCGGACCGGGGTGGCCGAGTCGCCCGAACCGGTCGGCTGGAACGTGAAGGCACCGCTCGTCGTGCTCGGCATCCTGGCCGCCACGGTCGGGTTCGTCAACATGGTGCCGGTCCAGACGGTCGTCGGCGGCCACATCGACTTCCTGCACCAGTGGCTCGACGGCGGCTTCGAGGGCCTGACGGCCCACCACTACGAGGACCTCACCCACGACTACGCGCACTACACGGCGGGTACCCTGGGGAGCGAGGTCGTCACCGTGCTCGGCGGTGCGGTCGTGTCGCTCGCGCTCGCGCTGCTCGGGGCCGGCCTCGCGTACTCGCTGTACGCGGTCCCGGAGCCCGAGGAGCACACCGCGAAGCTCGGCTCCCTGCAGGGCGTACTGTACAACAACTACTACCAGGACGAGTACCAGGTGTTCCTCGCCGAGCGGGTCGTCGCCCCGCTCTCGCGCGCGGCGGACACCTTCGATCAGGGTGTGGTGGACGGCTCGGTCAACGCCGTCTCCTCCGTCAGCCTCTTTTCGGGCTCGCGGGTCCGCCGCATCCAGACCGGCATCGTGGGTAACTACGCGGCGCTGATCACGCTCGGCCTGACGGCCCTTCTCATCGCCTTCGGCATCTTCGGAGGTTGGTTACTGTGA
- a CDS encoding aldo/keto reductase, which yields MEYTTLGDTGMEVSRICLGCMSFGDVDWRDWVLDEEEGIELVERAIDLGINFFDTANMYSEGGSERVLGDALADYDRDRFVVATKGFHPMREDDPNSGGLSRKAVEQELDNSLDRLGMDTVDLYQTHRWDYDTPIETTMRALDAAVDRGKARYVGASSMWTHQFADALRTSERLGLERFHTMQNHYNLLYREEEREMLPFCERENVGVIPWSPLARGWLARPHQEARSTTRGESDSYAHQHPYLEGGGREVNERVQELAAEKGVKMAQIGLAWLFDKDVVDAPIVGTTSIEHLEDAAEALDVKLSASDVAYLEEPYEPVRVSGHE from the coding sequence ATGGAGTACACCACGCTGGGTGACACGGGAATGGAGGTGTCCCGGATCTGCCTCGGCTGCATGAGCTTCGGCGACGTCGACTGGCGCGACTGGGTCCTCGACGAGGAGGAGGGGATCGAACTGGTCGAGCGGGCCATCGACCTCGGGATCAACTTCTTCGACACCGCGAACATGTACTCGGAGGGCGGCTCCGAGCGCGTGCTCGGCGACGCGCTCGCCGATTACGACCGCGACCGCTTCGTCGTCGCGACGAAGGGCTTCCACCCGATGCGCGAGGACGACCCGAACTCGGGCGGGCTCTCGCGGAAGGCCGTCGAGCAGGAACTCGACAACTCGCTCGACCGGCTGGGCATGGACACCGTGGACCTCTATCAGACCCACCGCTGGGACTACGACACGCCCATCGAGACGACGATGCGCGCGCTCGACGCGGCCGTCGACCGGGGGAAGGCGCGGTACGTGGGCGCCTCGTCGATGTGGACCCACCAGTTCGCCGACGCGCTCCGGACGAGCGAACGCCTCGGCCTCGAGCGGTTCCACACGATGCAGAACCACTACAACCTCCTCTACCGCGAGGAGGAGCGCGAGATGCTCCCGTTCTGCGAGCGGGAGAACGTCGGCGTCATCCCGTGGTCGCCGCTGGCGCGCGGGTGGCTCGCCCGCCCGCACCAGGAGGCGCGGTCGACGACGCGGGGCGAGTCGGACTCCTACGCCCACCAGCACCCGTACCTCGAGGGCGGCGGCCGCGAGGTGAACGAGCGCGTGCAGGAGCTCGCGGCCGAGAAGGGCGTGAAGATGGCCCAGATCGGCCTCGCGTGGCTGTTCGACAAGGACGTGGTGGACGCGCCCATCGTCGGCACCACCAGTATCGAGCACCTGGAGGACGCCGCGGAGGCGCTCGACGTGAAGCTGTCCGCGAGCGACGTGGCGTACCTGGAGGAGCCGTACGAGCCGGTCCGGGTGTCCGGCCACGAGTAG
- the nuoK gene encoding NADH-quinone oxidoreductase subunit NuoK: MVPPQYYLVLAAAIFCIGVFGLLTRRNALMFLMSVELMLNAANINLVAFSQYWGNVTGQTFGLFTMALAAAEVAVGLGIILVLYRNFGGVDVTDATTMRW; encoded by the coding sequence ATGGTTCCCCCGCAGTACTACCTGGTGCTCGCGGCGGCGATCTTCTGTATCGGCGTGTTCGGGCTGCTCACGCGGCGGAACGCGCTGATGTTCCTGATGTCCGTGGAACTCATGCTCAACGCTGCCAACATCAACCTCGTGGCGTTCTCCCAGTACTGGGGGAACGTGACGGGCCAGACGTTCGGACTGTTCACGATGGCGCTCGCCGCGGCGGAGGTCGCGGTCGGGCTCGGAATCATCCTGGTGCTGTACCGGAACTTCGGCGGCGTCGACGTCACCGACGCGACGACGATGAGGTGGTAA